The sequence CCTGCACTGAGGGCGAGACACTTTACGTTATATACCGCACGGTAAGCGCACCGCCCCTCCGGCACGTTGCGGAGGGGCGGTACATCGTCGGCGCGTCGAAGCGCGCATTACTTCGCGGTGATCACTTTCATCACAAGGTCACCATCCACGCGGATCGGGCCATCCTCCTTGGCGCCCAAGGTATATTCGAAAATGCCGGTGGCATTGCCACCATCTTCGGCATGCACCATCAGCATCAGCATATCACCGGCGGCCACATCCTCGGTCAGAATGGCGGCGACATCGGTGGTTTCACCCTTTCGAATGGGCGCATGACCCACAACCGGACCGGGGGCCATGTCGGCATCCGTGCGGTGCACGACCAGCCAGCCATTCTTGTCGGCGACGATCTTTTCGGCGCTGACAACGCCGCTCTCAACAGATTGATCCGAGGCCATCACCATCGGCATGGCGTGGTC comes from Roseovarius bejariae and encodes:
- a CDS encoding DUF7282 domain-containing protein, translated to MTALFALAATTAFADDHAMPMVMASDQSVESGVVSAEKIVADKNGWLVVHRTDADMAPGPVVGHAPIRKGETTDVAAILTEDVAAGDMLMLMVHAEDGGNATGIFEYTLGAKEDGPIRVDGDLVMKVITAK